From a region of the Saccharomyces paradoxus chromosome IV, complete sequence genome:
- a CDS encoding uncharacterized protein (Protein with similarity to ABC transporter family members~similar to YDR061W), whose protein sequence is MSSNKFVVRIANALFKSSLATNSPPVYPKRIKHFEVLPNEKWVIWGPGKGKFLNILNNKYICEPPLSLRFGFLKESSNVLPRIEQVAFKGVMPTAHLSARYEYFKDDYDQTCKQFIFDKASGSNAVSYKVETNNRKINMELYNALIKNLKLSSLQDRWVMGLSNGQMRRARLARSLLKEPDLLLIDDPFLGLDPGATATISQFLAKYDTIEVNGGCPVVIGLRYQDTIPAWCTHICCVDEQKGILFEGPIEKLQNRIDETRSRALKELQQLKKGTSKEEISINDLICTHPMFGKKDHEIIKMPHLIELDGLSVSYKGEAILENLHWNVQPGSKWHIRGDNGSGKSTLLSLLTAEHPQSWNSRVIENGVPRRTGKTNYFDINSKIGMSSPELHAIFLKNAGRRLNIRESVATGYRDASSNNYLPIWKRLDKNAQEIVNMYLKYFSLDRDADSVLFEQLSVSDQKLVLFVRCLIKMPQILILDEAFSGMEVEPMMRCHEFLEEWPGTVLVVAHVAEETPKCAHYLRLISPGEYEIGDIKN, encoded by the coding sequence ATGAGTAGCAATAAGTTCGTTGTACGAATAGCGAATGCGCTTTTCAAGTCATCACTGGCTACTAACAGCCCACCCGTTTATCCAAAGAGGATTAAGCATTTTGAGGTTTTACCCAACGAAAAATGGGTTATATGGGGACCTGGAAAGGGaaagttcttgaatatactgaataataaatatatttgcGAGCCTCCGTTATCTTTGAgatttggatttttgaaggaaagtTCGAATGTCCTGCCAAGAATAGAGCAAGTCGCCTTCAAAGGGGTTATGCCGACTGCTCATTTAAGTGCTAGATATGAATACTTCAAAGATGACTACGATCAAACATGCAAACAGTTTATATTTGATAAGGCGAGCGGATCAAATGCTGTTTCATATAAAGTTGAGACGAACAATCGGAAAATAAACATGGAGCTATATAATGCATTAATTAAAAACTTAAAACTATCCAGTTTACAGGATAGGTGGGTAATGGGATTAAGTAATGGACAAATGAGGAGAGCAAGATTAGCCCGCAGCTTGCTCAAGGAACCCGATCTGCTACTAATTGACGATCCATTTTTAGGGTTGGATCCTGGCGCAACAGCGACCATTTCACAATTTTTAGCCAAATATGACACTATAGAAGTCAATGGTGGATGTCCAGTCGTCATTGGTTTAAGGTATCAAGACACTATTCCAGCATGGTGTACTCATATATGTTGTGTCGATGAACAGAAGGGTATATTGTTTGAAGGCCCCATCGAAAAGCTCCAAAATAGAATAGATGAAACCAGATCAAGGGCACTAAAAGAACTACAACAGCTCAAGAAAGGGACTTCCAAAGAAGAGATTTCCATCAACGATTTAATTTGTACGCATCCTATGTTTGGCAAGAAAGACCAcgaaattatcaaaatgcCTCACCTTATAGAACTAGACGGACTGAGCGTTTCGTACAAAGGCGAAgctattttggaaaaccTGCACTGGAATGTTCAACCGGGTTCGAAATGGCACATAAGAGGTGACAATGGATCGGGTAAATCAACCTTGTTATCTTTGCTTACGGCGGAACATCCTCAATCGTGGAATTCGAGGGTAATTGAAAACGGTGTTCCACGGAGAACAGGTAAGACAAACTATTTTGACATAAACAGCAAAATAGGTATGTCATCACCTGAATTGcatgcaatttttttgaagaatgcTGGAAGAAGGTTAAACATTCGGGAAAGTGTTGCAACTGGCTACCGCGACGCATCCTCTAATAATTACTTGCCAATATGGAAGCGCTTAGACAAAAATGCCCAAGAAATTGTGAATATGTATTTGAAGTATTTTAGCTTGGACCGAGATGCCGATAGTGTTTTATTTGAACAATTGTCTGTAAGCGATCAGAAACTAGTCCTTTTTGTTAGGTGTTTGATTAAGATGCCGCAAATATTGATCCTCGATGAGGCCTTTTCTGGAATGGAGGTGGAACCTATGATGCGCTGCCATGAATTTTTAGAGGAATGGCCTGGAACAGTTCTTGTAGTGGCACATGTTGCCGAGGAGACACCAAAATGCGCCCATTACTTAAGACTCATATCACCAGGAGAGTACGAAATTGGCGATATAAAGAATTAG
- the LCB2 gene encoding serine C-palmitoyltransferase LCB2 (Component of serine palmitoyltransferase~similar to YDR062W), translating into MSTPANYTRVPLCEPEELPDDIQKENEYGTLDSPEHLYQVKSRHGKPLSEPVVDTPPYYISLLTYLNYLILIILGHVHDFLGMTFQKNKHLDLLEHDGLAPWYSNFESFYVRRIKMRIDDCFSRPTTGVPGRFIRCIDRISHNINEYFTYSGAVYPCMNLSSYNYLGFAQSKGQCTDAALESVDKYSIQSGGPRAQIGTTDLHIEAEKLVARFIGKEDALVFSMGYGTNANLFNAFLDKKCLVISDELNHTSIRTGVRLSGAAVRTFKHGDMVGLEKLIREQIVLGQPKTNRPWKKILICAEGLFSMEGTLCNLPKLVELKKKYKCYLFIDEAHSIGAMGPTGRGVCEIFGVDPKDVDILMGTFTKSFGAAGGYIAADQCIIDRLRLDLTTVSYSESMPPPVLAQTISSLQTISGEICPGQGTERLQRIAFNSRYLRLALQRLGFIVYGVADSPVIPLLLYCPSKMPAFSRMMLQRRIAVVVVAYPATPLIESRVRFCMSASLTKEDIDYLLRHVSEVGDKLNLKSNSGKSSYDGKRQRWDIEEVIRRTPEDCKDDKYFVN; encoded by the coding sequence ATGAGTACTCCTGCAAACTATACACGTGTTCCCTTGTGCGAACCAGAGGAGCTGCCAGACGAcatacaaaaagaaaatgaatatggTACACTAGATTCTCCTGAGCATTTGTATCAAGTCAAATCACGTCATGGGAAACCACTATCTGAACCTGTTGTTGACACTCCTCCTTATTACATTTCTTTGTTAACATATCTAAActatttgattttgatcATACTGGGTCATGTTCATGACTTTTTAGGTATGACTttccaaaagaataaacaTCTAGACCTTTTAGAACATGATGGGTTGGCACCTTGGTATTCTAACTTCGAGAGTTTTTATGTCAGAAGAATTAAAATGCGCATTGATGATTGTTTTTCTAGACCAACCACTGGTGTTCCTGGTAGATTTATTCGTTGTATTGATAGAATTTCTCATAATATAAATGAGTATTTTACTTACTCAGGTGCAGTGTACCCATGCATGAACTTATCGTCATACAACTATTTAGGATTTGCGCAAAGTAAGGGTCAATGTACTGATGCTGCCTTAGAATCTGTCGATAAATATTCTATTCAATCTGGTGGTCCAAGGGCTCAAATCGGTACCACGGATCTGCACATTGAAGCAGAGAAATTGGTTGCTAGGTTTATCGGTAAGGAGGATGCTCTCGTTTTTTCTATGGGTTATGGTACGAATGCAAATTTGTTTAACGCTTTCCTGGATAAGAAATGTTTAGTTATCTCTGATGAATTGAATCACACCTCCATTCGGACAGGTGTTAGGCTATCTGGTGCTGCTGTGAGAACTTTCAAGCATGGTGATATGGTGGGTTTAGAGAAGCTTATTAGAGAACAGATAGTACTTGGTCAACCAAAAACAAATCGTCcatggaagaaaattctaaTTTGCGCAGAAGGGTTGTTTTCCATGGAAGGTACTTTGTGTAATTTGCCAAAGTTGGTtgaattaaaaaagaaatataaatGTTATTTGTTTATCGATGAAGCCCATTCCATAGGTGCTATGGGTCCAACTGGTCGTGGTGTCtgtgaaatttttggtgTTGATCCTAAAGACGTCGACATCCTTATGGGTACTTTTACTAAGTCATTCGGTGCTGCCGGTGGTTACATTGCTGCTGATCAATGTATTATCGATAGATTAAGGTTGGATTTAACCACTGTGAGCTATAGTGAGTCAATGCCGCCTCCCGTTTTAGCTCAAactatttcttcattacAAACTATTAGTGGTGAAATATGCCCAGGTCAGGGTACTGAAAGATTACAGCGTATTGCCTTTAACTCCCGTTATCTACGTTTAGCTTTACAAAGGTTGGGATTTATTGTCTACGGTGTAGCTGACTCACCAGTTATCCCACTATTACTGTATTGTCCTTCAAAGATGCCCGCATTTTCGAGAATGATGTTACAAAGAAGgattgctgttgttgtcgTTGCCTATCCTGCTACTCCGTTGATCGAATCTAGAGTTAGATTCTGTATGTCGGCATCTTTAACAAAGGAAGATATCGATTATTTATTGCGTCATGTTAGCGAAGTTGGTGAcaaattgaatttgaaatcaaatTCGGGCAAATCCAGTTACGACGGTAAACGTCAAAGATGGGACATTGAGGAGGTCATTAGAAGAACACCCGAGGATTGCAAGGACGACAAGTATTTTGTCAATTGA
- the AIM7 gene encoding Aim7p (Protein that interacts with Arp2/3 complex~similar to YDR063W), translating to MSNLYKIGAETRNKIKKFRTSTARTDSIKALSIKIEPKPSYEIIVDEDEQEELDEIEDVNELAEILPDNSPRFLLTAYPTTTKDGFKQTPLVLIYWKPMTVVSQEWKMLYAGALEMIREECGTFKLIEVSSGLEDDSDVEELREQLGNC from the coding sequence ATGTCAAACCTCTACAAAATTGGAGCTGAAACtagaaataaaatcaaaaagtttcGTACATCTACAGCAAGAACTGATTCCATAAAAGCTCTATCGATAAAGATCGAACCAAAGCCGTCCTATGAGATAATTGTTGACGAAGACGAACAGGAAGAGCTAGacgaaattgaagatgTGAATGAACTAGCCGAAATTCTGCCTGATAACTCACCTAGATTTCTTCTTACTGCATATCCAACAACGACAAAAGATGGGTTCAAACAAACTCCCCTAGTTCTAATTTATTGGAAGCCAATGACAGTCGTATCGCAAGAATGGAAGATGCTTTACGCTGGCGCATTAGAAATGATCAGAGAGGAGTGCGGTACCTTCAAATTGATAGAAGTTTCTTCAGGCCTGGAAGATGACTCGGACGTTGAAGAATTGAGGGAGCAGTTAGGAAATTGTTAG
- the RPS13 gene encoding 40S ribosomal protein uS15 (Protein component of the small (40S) ribosomal subunit~similar to YDR064W), with product MGRMHSAGKGISSSAIPYSRNAPAWFKLSSESVIEQIVKYARKGLTPSQIGVLLRDAHGVTQARVITGNKIMRILKSNGLAPEIPEDLYYLIKKAVSVRKHLERNRKDKDAKFRLILIESRIHRLARYYRTVAVLPPNWKYESATASALVN from the exons ATGGGTCGTATGCACAGTGCC GGTAAAggtatttcttcttctgctaTTCCATACTCTAGAAATGCTCCAGCTTGGTTCAAGTTGTCCTCTGAATCTGTCATTGAACAAATTGTCAAGTACGCCAGAAAGGGTTTGACTCCATCTCAAATCGGTGTCTTGTTGAGAGATGCTCACGGTGTCACCCAAGCTCGTGTTATCACCGGTAACAAGATCATGAGAATCTTGAAGTCTAACGGTTTGGCTCCAGAAATCCCAGAAGATTTGTACTACTTGATTAAGAAGGCTGTCTCTGTCAGAAAGCACTTGGAAAGAAACAGAAAGGACAAGGACGCTAAGTTCAGATTGATTTTGATCGAATCTAGAATTCACAGATTGGCTAGATACTACAGAACTGTCGCTGTCTTGCCACCAAACTGGAAGTACGAATCCGCCACTGCCTCTGCTTTGGTCAACTAG